In Streptomyces sp. SID8374, one genomic interval encodes:
- a CDS encoding DUF742 domain-containing protein, translating to MSADSPRGTNPGSTDRGSTGPGFDGPGPQGAAADPQSSRWYDAEAGPVVRPYAMTRGRTSSASRHRLDLIALVVPEPAAEDPGRDQTLAPEHVTIVELCSDMPQSIAELAAELDLPVGVVRVLVGDLVEDELVHVTRPVPPAELPDVNILREVINGLRAL from the coding sequence ATGAGCGCTGACTCCCCCCGGGGCACGAACCCCGGATCCACGGACCGAGGGTCCACCGGCCCCGGGTTCGACGGCCCCGGCCCACAGGGCGCGGCCGCCGACCCCCAGTCCTCGCGTTGGTACGACGCGGAGGCAGGGCCGGTGGTCCGCCCGTACGCCATGACCCGGGGGCGTACCAGCAGCGCCTCCCGGCACCGGCTGGACCTGATCGCCCTCGTCGTGCCCGAACCGGCCGCCGAGGACCCCGGCCGGGACCAGACGCTCGCGCCCGAACATGTCACCATCGTCGAACTCTGTAGCGACATGCCCCAGTCGATCGCCGAGCTCGCCGCCGAACTCGACCTCCCGGTAGGGGTGGTACGGGTCCTGGTCGGCGATCTCGTCGAGGACGAGCTGGTGCACGTCACCCGTCCCGTTCCGCCGGCCGAGCTGCCGGACGTGAACATTCTTCGCGAGGTTATCAATGGCCTTCGGGCGCTCTAG
- a CDS encoding roadblock/LC7 domain-containing protein, producing MTAPNAAAPNSARHGSGELNWLLDELVQRVASIRKALVLSSDGLATGTSQDLTREDSEHLAAVASGFHSLAKGVGRHFDAGRVRQTVVELDEAFLFVTAAGDGSCLAVLADADSDVGQVAYEMTLMVKRVGAHLANAPRTTGLPAGG from the coding sequence ATGACCGCACCGAACGCCGCAGCACCCAACTCCGCACGCCACGGCTCGGGCGAGCTCAACTGGCTGCTGGACGAACTCGTCCAGCGCGTCGCCAGCATCCGCAAGGCGCTGGTGCTCTCCAGCGACGGGCTCGCCACCGGCACCTCGCAGGACCTGACCCGGGAGGACAGCGAGCATCTGGCCGCCGTCGCCTCCGGGTTCCACAGCCTCGCCAAGGGCGTGGGACGCCACTTCGACGCGGGCCGGGTGCGCCAGACCGTCGTCGAACTGGACGAGGCCTTCCTTTTCGTGACGGCGGCCGGCGACGGCAGCTGTCTCGCCGTCCTGGCCGACGCGGACTCCGACGTGGGCCAGGTGGCGTACGAGATGACGCTGATGGTCAAGCGCGTGGGGGCCCACCTGGCCAACGCCCCACGGACGACCGGTCTGCCCGCCGGAGGGTGA
- a CDS encoding nitrate- and nitrite sensing domain-containing protein, with protein MRFRGKSIRRKIVALLLVPLVSLTGLWVLATYVTGRQASELMSVSTTVDKVAGPLEEAVRAVQAERRQTLVFLADPRASDALPLLLSQRADTDRIVAQVRDSARQNDVREALDAEARTRLDAILSAVDGLDSLRESVEKRTIGRAKALDFYNGLVDPAYRFLNGLHTTENGSMDRQMRALVGISRAREMLSREDALVASGLIAGRFTTAELRQISGLVAQRQVLYDVSLENLPAAERRRVEQFWSSPDAEPLRTAEDTLIAAGPTKRPGAVDTERWQQAAPPVLDRLADDSTEMGRRFQDRAEPVGHRVLAQAGIAGVLGFLALIVSIFVSVRIGRELVRDLSRLRKDAHEVSGVRLPSVMRRLAAGEQVDVETEAPHLTYERDEIGQVGQALNTLQRAAVEAAVKQADMRRGVSEVFVNLARRNQVLLHRQLTLLDTMERRTENSDELADLFRLDHLTTRMRRHAEGLVILSGAAPSRQWRKPIQLMDVVRAAVAEVEDYERIEVRRLPRIGVGGPAVADLTHLIAELLENATVFSPPHTAVQVHGERVSNGFTLEIHDRGLGMPPEVLLDANLRLAETPDFELSDTDRLGLFVVSRLAQRQNVRVSLQKSPYGGTTAVVFIPAALLTDAPDTHGTGFRLDRRAERAIGSGRTNGDAPPAGNTPAGGDRRVNGRSAVLSPVPTGLTGPAVLDGPVELEGPVGPLELTDDPLDRASDPALDPALGPVLDGVSDLEDTESERGGIFRARDLRRDDGRDPRGDDGRDRRTDDNRDRRRADNGKPSRGDAGEARRATDREQHQQSRDHGEGPTADVRPMRPTGPAPLPRRTPPTLVTDRGRRVDDGDPEAAAAEPSATAPRTPTGPVAHTTPWAARAAHRRPAPLTTTEPPRTTEQRPTTEPPHAPEPPRTTEARPESPQAPTAPDTVGGLPRRIRQASLAHQLREESADRAPYRAPVDKVDDYDRDADEVRNRMASLQRGWQRGRRQNAEDAHDAAGPEGTAPGTTPGGDGR; from the coding sequence AAGATCGTGGCGTTGCTGCTGGTGCCGCTCGTCTCCCTCACGGGCCTCTGGGTCCTCGCCACCTACGTCACCGGCCGCCAGGCGAGCGAGCTGATGAGCGTCAGCACCACCGTCGACAAGGTGGCCGGGCCCCTGGAGGAAGCCGTCCGGGCCGTGCAGGCCGAACGTCGGCAGACCCTGGTCTTCCTGGCCGACCCCCGCGCCTCCGACGCCCTGCCCCTCCTGCTGAGCCAACGCGCCGACACCGACCGGATCGTGGCGCAGGTCAGGGACAGCGCCCGGCAGAACGACGTCCGTGAGGCACTCGACGCCGAGGCCCGCACCCGTCTCGACGCGATCCTGAGCGCCGTCGACGGTCTGGACTCCCTGCGCGAATCGGTCGAGAAGCGCACCATCGGCCGGGCGAAGGCGCTGGACTTCTACAACGGCCTCGTCGACCCCGCGTACCGCTTCCTCAACGGTCTCCACACCACGGAGAACGGGTCGATGGACAGGCAGATGCGGGCGCTGGTCGGGATATCCCGGGCCCGCGAGATGCTGTCGCGCGAGGACGCGCTGGTCGCATCGGGCCTCATCGCGGGCCGCTTCACCACCGCCGAACTACGCCAGATATCCGGTCTGGTGGCCCAGCGCCAAGTCCTCTACGACGTCAGCCTCGAAAACCTCCCCGCCGCCGAGCGCCGCCGCGTGGAGCAGTTCTGGAGCAGCCCGGACGCCGAACCGCTGCGCACCGCCGAGGACACCCTGATCGCCGCCGGGCCCACCAAGCGCCCCGGCGCCGTCGACACCGAGCGCTGGCAGCAGGCGGCCCCGCCCGTCCTCGACCGGCTGGCCGACGACTCCACGGAGATGGGCCGACGCTTCCAGGACCGCGCGGAACCGGTCGGCCACCGGGTCCTCGCCCAGGCCGGCATCGCCGGAGTCCTCGGCTTCCTGGCCCTGATCGTCTCGATCTTCGTCTCCGTACGCATCGGCCGCGAGCTCGTCCGCGACCTCTCCCGGCTCCGCAAGGACGCCCACGAGGTCTCCGGCGTACGCCTCCCGAGCGTCATGCGCCGACTGGCCGCAGGCGAACAGGTCGACGTCGAGACCGAGGCCCCGCACCTCACCTACGAGCGAGACGAGATCGGCCAGGTCGGCCAGGCGCTCAACACCCTCCAGCGCGCCGCCGTCGAGGCGGCGGTCAAGCAGGCGGACATGCGCCGCGGCGTCTCCGAGGTCTTCGTCAACCTCGCCCGCCGCAACCAGGTCCTCCTCCACCGCCAGCTCACGCTCCTGGACACCATGGAGCGCCGCACCGAGAACAGCGACGAGCTGGCCGACCTGTTCCGCCTGGACCACCTCACCACCCGTATGCGGCGCCACGCCGAGGGGCTCGTGATCCTCTCCGGCGCCGCCCCCTCCCGCCAGTGGCGCAAGCCCATCCAGCTCATGGACGTGGTGCGGGCCGCCGTCGCCGAGGTCGAGGACTACGAGCGCATCGAGGTCCGGCGGCTGCCCCGGATCGGCGTGGGCGGTCCCGCCGTCGCCGACCTCACCCACCTCATCGCCGAACTCCTGGAGAACGCCACCGTCTTCTCACCCCCGCACACCGCGGTCCAGGTGCACGGCGAACGCGTCTCCAACGGCTTCACCCTCGAAATCCACGACCGAGGTCTCGGCATGCCCCCCGAGGTCCTCCTCGACGCCAACCTGAGGCTCGCCGAGACCCCCGACTTCGAACTCTCCGACACCGACCGCCTCGGCCTCTTCGTGGTCAGCCGGCTCGCCCAGCGCCAGAACGTCCGGGTCTCCCTCCAGAAATCGCCGTACGGAGGCACCACCGCGGTCGTGTTCATCCCGGCGGCCCTCCTCACCGACGCCCCGGACACCCACGGCACCGGCTTCCGCCTCGACCGCCGCGCCGAGCGGGCGATCGGCAGCGGCCGCACCAACGGCGACGCCCCGCCCGCGGGCAACACCCCGGCGGGCGGCGACCGCAGGGTCAACGGCCGCTCCGCCGTCCTCTCCCCGGTCCCCACCGGGCTCACCGGACCGGCGGTCCTCGACGGCCCGGTCGAACTGGAAGGCCCGGTCGGCCCCCTGGAGCTGACTGACGACCCGCTGGACCGCGCCTCGGACCCGGCCCTCGATCCGGCCCTCGGGCCCGTACTCGACGGCGTCTCCGATCTGGAGGACACCGAGAGCGAGCGCGGCGGCATCTTCCGCGCCCGCGACCTGCGCCGCGACGACGGCCGGGACCCGCGCGGTGACGACGGCCGGGACCGGCGCACGGACGATAACAGGGACCGGCGCCGAGCGGACAACGGCAAGCCGAGCCGGGGCGACGCCGGTGAGGCCCGCCGCGCCACCGACCGCGAGCAGCACCAGCAGTCCCGCGACCACGGCGAAGGCCCCACCGCCGACGTCCGCCCGATGCGCCCCACGGGCCCGGCACCGCTGCCGCGCCGCACACCGCCGACCCTGGTCACCGACCGGGGCCGCCGCGTGGACGACGGGGACCCGGAGGCCGCCGCCGCCGAGCCGTCCGCGACCGCCCCCCGCACCCCGACCGGCCCGGTCGCCCACACCACCCCCTGGGCCGCCCGCGCCGCCCACCGCCGACCCGCACCGCTCACCACCACCGAACCGCCCCGCACCACCGAACAACGACCCACCACCGAACCACCGCACGCCCCAGAACCACCCCGCACCACCGAGGCACGCCCCGAGAGCCCTCAGGCGCCGACCGCCCCCGACACCGTGGGCGGCCTGCCCCGGCGGATCCGGCAGGCCAGCCTCGCCCACCAGCTCCGCGAGGAGTCCGCCGACCGGGCTCCGTACCGGGCGCCCGTGGACAAGGTCGACGACTACGACCGGGACGCGGACGAAGTACGCAACCGCATGGCCTCACTCCAGCGCGGCTGGCAGCGCGGTCGTCGGCAGAACGCCGAGGACGCACACGACGCGGCCGGCCCCGAGGGAACAGCACCAGGAACCACTCCGGGAGGGGACGGTCGATGA